In Cervus elaphus chromosome 5, mCerEla1.1, whole genome shotgun sequence, the following proteins share a genomic window:
- the LOC122695561 gene encoding CMRF35-like molecule 6, with protein MSPRGRAGWLPSALLLLQVPGCLSLSGPSRVTGIVGGSLSVECRYREEFINNSKYWCKFPCVLLWKIVETRESEREVRRGRVSIRDHPASLTFTVTLESLREEVAGTYGCGIDVPFSINPTFQVEVSVIPVTMTTTSPERSISTPESPTTLPVPTWSTVSGPETPDPSQAHRSLLGSVHFLLLVFLKVPLLLGLLGAVLWVNRPLRSSADRRSRSIYENQ; from the exons ATGAGCCcgaggggcagggctgggtggcTGCCTTCAGCTCTGCTGCTGCTCCAGGTCCCAG GCTGTTTGTCCTTGAGTGGCCCGAGCAGAGTTACGGGCATCGTGGGGGGATCGCTGAGCGTGGAGTGTCGGTACCGGGAGGAATTCATAAACAATTCCAAATACTGGTGCAAATTCCCGTGTGTGTTATTGTGGAAGATCGTGGAGAccagagagtcagagagagaagtgAGGAGGGGCCGCGTGTCCATCAGAGACCATCCTGCGAGCCTCACCTTCACAGTGACCTTGGAGAGCCTCAGAGAGGAGGTTGCGGGAACGTATGGATGTGGGATTGATGTGCCATTTTCAATTAACCCCACCTTCCAGGTGGAAGTGTCTGTGATCCCAG TCACTATGACAACCACCAGCCCCGAGAGGTCCATAAGCACCCCAGAGTCTCCCACGACCCTGCCAGTGCCCACCTGGAGCACCGTGTCTGGGCCTGAGACCCCTGATCCCAGCCAAGCTCATCG GTCCCTGCTGGGCAGCGTCcacttcctgctcctggtcttcctgaaGGTGCCCCTGCTCCTGGGCCTGCTCGGTGCCGTCCTCTGGGTCAACAGGCCTCTGAGGAGCTCTGCAGACAGGCGGAGTCGGTCCATTTATGAGAACCAGTAA
- the LOC122695562 gene encoding CMRF35-like molecule 6 isoform X1, which produces MSPRGRAGWLPSALLLLQVPGCFSLSGPSRLTGIVGGSLSVECRYREEFKQNIKFWCKVPCLWNTVETGGSSREVREGRVSIRDHPASLTFTVTLESLREEDAGTYGCGIDMPLSFDPTFQVEVSVTPAPAAATSPERPTGSPGSPMTLPGPTWSTASGQETPDPGHPPRPRLGSVHFLLLVFLKVPLLLGLLGAVLWVHRPLRSSENR; this is translated from the exons ATGAGCCCGAGGGGCAGGGCCGGGTGGCTGCCTTCAGCTCTGCTGCTGCTCCAGGTCCCAG GCTGTTTTTCCCTGAGTGGCCCCAGCAGACTGACGGGCATCGTGGGGGGATCACTGAGCGTGGAGTGTCGGTACCGGGAGGAATTCAAGCAAAACATCAAATTCTGGTGCAAAGTCCCCTGTTTGTGGAATACTGTGGAGACTGGAGGGTCATCAAGAGAAGTGAGGGAGGGCCGCGTGTCCATCAGAGACCATCCTGCAAGCCTCACCTTCACAGTGACCTTGGAGAGCCTCAGAGAGGAGGATGCGGGAACGTATGGATGTGGGATCGATATGCCACTTTCATTTGACCCCACCTTCCAGGTGGAGGTGTCTGTGACCCCAG CCCCTGCTGCAGCCACCAGCCCTGAGAGGCCCACAGGCTCCCCAGGCTCTCCCATGACCCTGCCAGGGCCCACCTGGAGCACCGCATCCGGTCAGGAGACCCCCGATCCTGGCCACCCTCCTCG GCCCCGGCTGGGCAGCGTCcacttcctgctcctggtcttcctgaaGGTGCCGCTGCTCCTGGGCCTGCTTGGTGCCGTCCTCTGGGTCCACAGGCCCTTGAGAAGCTCCGAGAACCGGTGA
- the LOC122695562 gene encoding CMRF35-like molecule 6 isoform X2, which yields MSPRGRAGWLPSALLLLQVPGCFSLSGPSRLTGIVGGSLSVECRYREEFKQNIKFWCKVPCLWNTVETGGSSREVREGRVSIRDHPASLTFTVTLESLREEDAGTYGCGIDMPLSFDPTFQVEVSVTPAPAAATSPERPTGSPGSPMTLPGPTWSTASGQETPDPGHPPRCRCSWACLVPSSGSTGP from the exons ATGAGCCCGAGGGGCAGGGCCGGGTGGCTGCCTTCAGCTCTGCTGCTGCTCCAGGTCCCAG GCTGTTTTTCCCTGAGTGGCCCCAGCAGACTGACGGGCATCGTGGGGGGATCACTGAGCGTGGAGTGTCGGTACCGGGAGGAATTCAAGCAAAACATCAAATTCTGGTGCAAAGTCCCCTGTTTGTGGAATACTGTGGAGACTGGAGGGTCATCAAGAGAAGTGAGGGAGGGCCGCGTGTCCATCAGAGACCATCCTGCAAGCCTCACCTTCACAGTGACCTTGGAGAGCCTCAGAGAGGAGGATGCGGGAACGTATGGATGTGGGATCGATATGCCACTTTCATTTGACCCCACCTTCCAGGTGGAGGTGTCTGTGACCCCAG CCCCTGCTGCAGCCACCAGCCCTGAGAGGCCCACAGGCTCCCCAGGCTCTCCCATGACCCTGCCAGGGCCCACCTGGAGCACCGCATCCGGTCAGGAGACCCCCGATCCTGGCCACCCTCCTCG GTGCCGCTGCTCCTGGGCCTGCTTGGTGCCGTCCTCTGGGTCCACAGGCCCTTGA